In a single window of the Gammaproteobacteria bacterium genome:
- a CDS encoding DUF615 domain-containing protein codes for MSDYHHDQEPPSKSQLKKDMTALQKIGEALIKLSESQLAQVPLPDRLRDAIYFARSLKTHESIRRQLQYIGKLMREVDPEPLRLALKKIQYSHELQTRSFNHIEAWREKLIAQGDPALQQFIENYADADRQLLRQLIRKAQHDRDIQKNSGAETELFRYLRNFVQE; via the coding sequence ATGTCAGACTATCATCACGATCAAGAGCCACCTAGTAAATCGCAACTTAAAAAGGATATGACGGCCCTACAGAAAATTGGTGAAGCACTGATTAAACTATCTGAATCGCAATTAGCTCAAGTGCCACTTCCCGATCGTTTACGGGATGCCATTTACTTTGCACGTTCTTTGAAAACGCACGAATCGATAAGACGTCAATTACAATATATTGGAAAATTAATGCGTGAGGTTGATCCAGAACCGCTCCGGCTGGCACTCAAAAAAATTCAATATAGTCACGAACTACAAACACGCTCTTTCAATCACATTGAAGCATGGCGCGAGAAACTTATTGCCCAAGGCGATCCTGCTTTACAACAATTTATAGAAAATTATGCAGATGCTGATCGACAACTATTGCGTCAACTTATTCGCAAAGCTCAACATGATCGCGACATCCAAAAAAATTCGGGAGCAGAAACTGAACTCTTTAGGTACTTGCGCAATTTTGTGCAGGAGTAA
- a CDS encoding NYN domain-containing protein — protein sequence MERVAIFVDVQNIYYTVKSCYRCHFDYTAFWTQVTANREVVYAYAYAIDRGDQKQMDFQRILKNIGFKIKLKPFIERSDGSSKGDWDIGITIDILDSVKDVDTIVLASGDGDFTILLEKIHNDFGIPTEVYGVSTLTANSLKNAAQKYIPIEGHLLKK from the coding sequence ATGGAACGCGTGGCGATTTTTGTTGATGTTCAAAATATTTATTACACTGTAAAGAGTTGTTACCGTTGCCATTTTGATTACACTGCCTTTTGGACGCAAGTGACTGCGAATCGAGAAGTTGTGTATGCCTATGCCTATGCCATTGATCGTGGTGATCAAAAACAAATGGATTTTCAAAGAATTTTGAAAAATATTGGCTTTAAAATCAAGCTAAAACCCTTCATTGAGCGAAGTGATGGCTCAAGTAAAGGCGATTGGGATATTGGTATAACGATTGATATTCTAGATAGTGTAAAAGATGTTGATACGATCGTCTTAGCATCGGGCGATGGCGATTTTACAATTTTATTAGAAAAAATTCATAATGATTTTGGCATTCCTACTGAAGTTTATGGTGTGTCCACACTCACGGCTAACTCGCTTAAAAATGCAGCACAAAAATATATTCCTATCGAAGGTCATTTATTAAAAAAATAA
- a CDS encoding ankyrin repeat domain-containing protein yields MLRILPDLTFEKKFPLHAAANSGNLEKIKSLLILSTHLESSDDKGSTPLHYAAQHGYADIAALLLANNANIHHQDKAGDTPLHAVAYCLNSKKPNLSTVEPEPNHEAIVQMLCAKGALVNSKNYDGMTPLHFLAMNTDEEINSSAMAKLLFHFGADVKVKNKYNETPLHLAVQYNSVQMIELLINSGADPFAISFDNRTPMSMAYKKATPAIAILIEQLRQPLSLMKLEKTIKTQKGTIAMLEQRVQDLEQQLANSNSITPAKLGLFK; encoded by the coding sequence ATGCTAAGAATATTACCTGACTTAACATTTGAAAAAAAATTTCCATTACATGCTGCAGCTAACAGTGGTAACTTGGAGAAAATAAAATCATTATTAATCTTATCTACTCATCTTGAAAGTAGTGACGATAAAGGTTCAACCCCTTTGCACTATGCAGCACAGCATGGATATGCGGATATCGCTGCTTTATTACTTGCCAATAACGCGAACATTCATCATCAAGATAAAGCAGGCGACACCCCGTTACATGCAGTAGCTTATTGCTTGAATTCCAAAAAACCAAATTTAAGCACGGTCGAACCAGAGCCTAACCATGAAGCTATTGTGCAAATGTTATGCGCAAAAGGTGCGTTAGTTAATTCTAAAAATTACGATGGTATGACCCCTTTACATTTTTTAGCAATGAACACTGATGAAGAAATAAATTCTTCCGCCATGGCGAAATTGCTCTTTCATTTCGGAGCGGATGTTAAGGTGAAAAACAAATATAATGAAACGCCGCTTCATCTCGCTGTGCAATATAATTCCGTGCAGATGATCGAATTGTTGATTAACTCTGGCGCCGACCCTTTTGCTATTTCATTTGATAATCGAACGCCTATGAGTATGGCGTATAAAAAAGCAACGCCTGCGATCGCTATATTGATTGAACAATTGCGCCAACCTCTCTCCCTCATGAAATTAGAAAAAACGATTAAAACACAAAAGGGCACCATTGCAATGTTAGAACAACGCGTGCAGGATTTGGAACAACAATTGGCTAACTCCAATTCAATAACTCCCGCTAAATTGGGTTTATTCAAATAG